A single region of the Alteriqipengyuania flavescens genome encodes:
- the mutS gene encoding DNA mismatch repair protein MutS — MAGSATPMMQQYQALKREAGDCLLFYRMGDFFELFFDDARDAAQVLDIALTTRGEHGGEPVPMCGVPVHSAESYLARLIRAGRRVAIAEQVETPAEAKERAKREGTPVSKALVARDIVRFVTAGTLTEEALLEPRRANVLAAVCEVRERIGLASVDISTGRMMLEDGESAALSAMLARIGASEVVVPEGWDAAPDGAIERGKTDFGSDGGADRLRKVHGVATLDGFGDFSRAMLAAAGGLIAYLDHVGRGTLPLLLPPVAASGSARLAMDEATLASLEVLQSQQGTRAGSLLAAVDRCTTGAGARQLAEDLAAPLTDREAILARQGLVSFFHDDPILRADMRSVLKALPDIGRALGRVVAGRGSPRDLGQVRDGLNEARRLRDHLASAPDRPGLLESLLPNLGGHGALTDLLDRALVPAPPTERAKGGFIAEGYDAALDELRATSGNARRAIAAMEARYRQETGIDRLKIKHNGVLGYFIEVPAKHADALMAPDSGFTHRQTMAGAVRFNSVSLHEEATRIAEAGGHALAAEDAHFEELCEAVAARREAIAATAAALARIDVATGQAERAAEGGWSRPELLGEPCLEIIAGRHPVVEAALDAAGERFVANDCALSRQDRLWLIGGPNMGGKSTFLRQNALIVLLAQAGGYVPADAARIGLVDRLFSRVGAADNLARGRSTFMVEMVETAAILAQATERSFVILDEVGRGTSTYDGLALAWAVAEAIHETNRSRCLFATHYHELSRLADSCEALSLHHVRAKEWKGDLVLLHELAEGAADRSYGLAVAKLAGVPPEVVARAKSVLGKLEKGRAETGGLAAGLGDLPLFSAAMEAQEEECDQLRETLSALDIDALSPREALEKLYELKREAGEA, encoded by the coding sequence ATGGCCGGATCCGCCACCCCGATGATGCAACAATACCAGGCGCTGAAACGCGAGGCCGGGGATTGCCTGCTGTTCTACCGCATGGGCGATTTCTTCGAGCTGTTCTTCGATGACGCGCGCGACGCGGCGCAGGTGCTCGACATCGCGCTCACCACCCGCGGGGAACACGGCGGGGAGCCGGTGCCGATGTGCGGCGTGCCGGTACATTCGGCGGAAAGCTATCTCGCCCGCCTGATCCGCGCAGGACGCCGGGTCGCGATTGCCGAACAGGTCGAAACCCCGGCCGAGGCGAAGGAACGCGCCAAGCGCGAAGGCACGCCGGTGTCGAAGGCACTGGTGGCGCGCGACATCGTGCGTTTTGTGACGGCAGGCACGCTGACCGAAGAAGCCCTGCTGGAACCGCGCCGCGCCAACGTGCTCGCCGCGGTTTGCGAAGTGCGCGAGCGGATCGGGCTGGCGAGCGTCGATATCTCCACCGGGCGCATGATGCTGGAAGATGGCGAGTCTGCCGCGCTTTCGGCCATGCTCGCGCGCATCGGGGCGAGCGAGGTCGTGGTGCCGGAAGGCTGGGATGCGGCTCCCGACGGCGCGATCGAACGCGGCAAGACCGACTTCGGCAGCGACGGCGGGGCGGATCGGCTGCGCAAGGTCCACGGCGTCGCGACGCTCGACGGGTTCGGCGATTTCAGCCGCGCGATGCTGGCGGCCGCCGGCGGCCTGATCGCCTATCTCGACCATGTCGGGCGCGGCACGCTGCCCCTGTTGCTGCCGCCGGTCGCCGCGAGCGGGTCCGCCCGCCTCGCCATGGACGAAGCGACGCTGGCCAGTCTCGAAGTGTTGCAATCGCAGCAGGGAACGCGGGCCGGGAGCCTGCTGGCCGCCGTCGACCGCTGCACGACCGGTGCCGGGGCGCGGCAGCTGGCGGAAGACCTCGCCGCACCGCTGACGGACCGGGAGGCTATTCTGGCGCGGCAGGGCCTCGTGAGCTTCTTCCACGACGACCCGATCCTGCGCGCGGACATGCGCAGCGTGCTGAAGGCGCTGCCGGACATCGGCCGTGCGCTGGGCCGCGTGGTCGCAGGGCGCGGCAGCCCGCGCGATCTGGGCCAGGTGCGCGACGGGCTGAACGAAGCGCGGCGGCTGCGCGATCACCTTGCCAGCGCGCCCGACCGGCCCGGATTGCTCGAAAGCTTGCTGCCGAACCTTGGCGGGCACGGCGCGCTGACCGACCTGCTCGACCGCGCATTGGTGCCCGCCCCGCCCACCGAGCGGGCCAAGGGCGGCTTCATCGCCGAAGGCTACGACGCCGCGCTCGACGAATTGCGCGCGACCTCGGGCAACGCGCGCCGCGCGATCGCCGCGATGGAGGCCCGCTACCGGCAGGAAACCGGTATCGACCGGCTGAAGATCAAGCACAACGGCGTGCTCGGCTATTTCATCGAGGTTCCGGCGAAGCACGCCGATGCATTGATGGCACCGGACAGCGGCTTCACCCACCGCCAGACGATGGCAGGAGCAGTACGCTTCAATTCGGTCAGCCTGCACGAGGAAGCGACGCGCATTGCCGAGGCGGGCGGCCACGCGCTGGCCGCGGAGGACGCGCATTTCGAGGAGCTGTGCGAAGCCGTAGCCGCGCGGCGCGAAGCCATCGCCGCGACCGCGGCGGCGCTGGCGCGGATCGATGTTGCGACGGGCCAGGCGGAACGGGCGGCGGAAGGCGGCTGGTCCCGGCCGGAGCTGCTGGGCGAACCGTGCCTCGAAATCATCGCCGGTCGCCATCCGGTGGTCGAGGCTGCACTCGATGCGGCGGGCGAACGCTTCGTCGCCAACGATTGTGCTTTGTCGCGGCAGGACCGGCTATGGCTCATCGGCGGGCCCAACATGGGCGGCAAGTCGACCTTTCTGCGCCAGAACGCGCTGATCGTCCTGCTCGCGCAGGCAGGCGGCTACGTGCCTGCCGACGCTGCGCGCATCGGGTTGGTCGACCGGCTGTTCAGCCGCGTCGGTGCAGCGGACAACCTTGCGCGCGGGCGCTCCACCTTCATGGTCGAGATGGTCGAGACTGCCGCCATCCTCGCCCAGGCGACGGAGCGGAGTTTCGTGATCCTCGACGAGGTCGGGCGCGGCACATCGACTTACGACGGCCTCGCGCTGGCATGGGCGGTGGCCGAGGCGATCCATGAAACCAATCGCAGCCGCTGCCTGTTCGCGACCCATTACCACGAGCTTTCCCGCCTTGCCGACAGCTGCGAGGCGCTGAGCCTGCACCATGTCCGCGCGAAGGAATGGAAAGGCGATCTCGTGCTGCTGCACGAACTGGCGGAAGGCGCGGCGGACCGCAGCTACGGGCTCGCCGTCGCCAAGCTTGCCGGCGTGCCGCCCGAAGTCGTCGCGCGGGCGAAATCGGTTCTCGGCAAGCTGGAGAAAGGCCGTGCGGAAACCGGTGGGCTTGCCGCGGGCCTTGGTGACCTGCCGCTGTTCAGCGCCGCGATGGAAGCGCAGGAAGAGGAATGCGACCAGCTGCGCGAAACGCTCTCCGCGCTCGACATCGATGCCCTCTCCCCGCGCGAGGCGCTGGAAAAGCTCTACGAACTGAAGCGAGAGGCCGGCGAAGCCTGA
- a CDS encoding YidH family protein, giving the protein MAIDGPGDDEEVDRSTKWAENRTDWAEDRTLMALERTFAGWMRTAFAAIAIGIGFRALFGEFDPPWLARAIATMFIALAIVFALGAERRACRAFERLSSHSVDAPKLPNIKLIAYSISAGAALLIVALWVLSNDTLAPG; this is encoded by the coding sequence ATGGCTATCGATGGACCCGGCGACGACGAAGAGGTCGATCGCAGCACGAAATGGGCGGAGAACCGGACCGACTGGGCCGAGGATCGCACGCTGATGGCGCTTGAGCGCACTTTTGCAGGCTGGATGCGCACCGCCTTCGCCGCCATCGCCATCGGAATCGGTTTCCGCGCGCTGTTCGGCGAATTCGACCCGCCGTGGCTGGCGAGGGCGATCGCGACGATGTTCATCGCACTCGCCATCGTCTTCGCGCTAGGGGCGGAACGGCGCGCTTGCCGCGCGTTCGAGCGCCTTTCGTCGCATTCGGTGGACGCGCCGAAACTGCCCAACATCAAGCTGATCGCCTATTCGATCTCCGCCGGGGCCGCGTTGCTGATCGTCGCCCTGTGGGTGCTCAGCAACGATACGCTGGCGCCCGGTTAG